In Effusibacillus pohliae DSM 22757, a single window of DNA contains:
- a CDS encoding dienelactone hydrolase family protein produces MSLNTDWLNFDGGERSYRLYISRPANADTPLPVVIVIQEIWGTDAHILDLTDRFAKAGYLAVAPDLYAENGQRPDVLKEERIEQVKAFLNTLPPASWHDPIAREAALEKLPEEKREEIRSTFAELFGGLARLPERLEILQATLRFLQEYKHSRGQKVASVGYCMGGALSALLACREPSLAGAVVYYGNLPSKEQIKGIHCPVAGFFGSLDERITSQVPGFAKAMQEAGKSFTYEIYEGAHHAFFNDTRASYHVQASRDAWAKTLVFFEEVLA; encoded by the coding sequence ATGTCGCTAAATACGGACTGGTTGAATTTTGACGGCGGTGAGAGGAGTTACCGGTTGTATATCTCTCGTCCGGCAAACGCGGACACACCGCTGCCGGTTGTAATTGTGATCCAGGAGATTTGGGGTACAGACGCACACATTTTGGATTTGACCGATCGCTTTGCGAAGGCAGGCTATTTGGCTGTTGCGCCGGATCTGTATGCAGAAAATGGCCAACGTCCGGACGTGCTAAAAGAGGAGCGCATCGAACAAGTGAAAGCATTCCTCAATACTTTGCCGCCCGCTTCCTGGCACGACCCGATTGCCCGTGAAGCAGCATTGGAAAAACTGCCGGAAGAAAAACGGGAAGAGATCAGATCCACTTTTGCCGAACTCTTCGGCGGGTTGGCTCGCTTGCCGGAACGTCTTGAGATCTTGCAGGCGACGCTGCGGTTCTTGCAGGAATATAAGCACAGCCGTGGACAAAAAGTGGCCTCTGTCGGTTACTGTATGGGCGGCGCGTTGTCCGCTCTGTTGGCATGCAGGGAGCCTTCGCTCGCAGGCGCGGTGGTGTATTACGGCAACCTGCCGAGTAAGGAACAGATAAAAGGGATTCACTGCCCGGTAGCCGGTTTCTTTGGAAGCCTGGATGAACGCATCACCTCGCAAGTGCCCGGGTTTGCAAAAGCGATGCAAGAAGCGGGCAAATCCTTCACATACGAAATCTATGAGGGCGCCCATCATGCATTTTTCAACGACACGCGTGCTTCTTACCATGTTCAGGCATCGCGTGATGCTTGGGCCAAGACTTTGGTATTTTTCGAGGAAGTATTGGCATAA
- a CDS encoding MDR family MFS transporter: MSLVRIASLSFGRPLWVLLSGILFTHLGYYLILPLLSIILAKERGLTVAEVGMVLGAGSISFLVGSLLGGWLSDRLGQRRTLVIGLLLRAAGMFVYGFVSTLPFLFAASVTTGVGGGIYTPPAKAGIATFATEHNKSTAFSFRGIAANIGVTLGPLLGTLLAAGSSVGLFVAASLIHAGLALTHRLLLPADCTAPHCDVPDKGFAWEILKDRPFLVFSLVTALVWALYAQLTFSLPLRAADILPNPKTVGLLWSATSVMVIVLQAPVTRFTTGIWHPLLILASGVVLMGIGLGTVMWSSRFFHLLLSVAIFTLGEMMVMPTVDTVVSQLAKPRLIGTYFGVAALVWGLGESLGNVGGGQIMNLARRLNEPDLPWTVFAIAGGILGLLLYSLRLWPALAWPLSGTLLERTERTLSPAVLWRKKTKH; encoded by the coding sequence GTGAGTCTTGTGAGAATCGCGTCCCTTTCGTTTGGGCGGCCGCTGTGGGTGCTATTGAGCGGGATTTTGTTTACACATTTGGGGTATTATCTGATTTTGCCGCTTTTGTCGATCATACTGGCGAAAGAAAGAGGGTTGACGGTCGCCGAGGTGGGAATGGTGCTGGGGGCCGGGTCGATTTCGTTTCTCGTCGGCAGTTTGCTGGGAGGCTGGCTAAGCGACCGGCTCGGCCAACGGCGGACATTGGTAATCGGCCTGCTGCTGCGGGCGGCCGGTATGTTTGTCTACGGTTTTGTATCGACTCTGCCTTTCTTGTTTGCCGCTTCGGTGACCACCGGTGTCGGCGGGGGCATCTATACGCCGCCGGCAAAAGCGGGGATTGCCACATTTGCCACCGAGCACAATAAATCCACCGCCTTTTCCTTCCGCGGCATCGCCGCCAACATCGGAGTCACGCTCGGTCCGCTGCTTGGGACGTTGCTCGCCGCCGGTTCCTCGGTCGGCCTGTTTGTGGCCGCGTCCCTGATTCACGCCGGTCTCGCGTTGACGCACCGGTTGTTGCTGCCGGCCGATTGCACAGCGCCTCATTGCGACGTCCCGGACAAGGGGTTCGCTTGGGAAATCTTGAAAGACAGGCCGTTCCTTGTATTCAGCCTGGTCACCGCTTTGGTGTGGGCTTTGTACGCGCAGCTGACCTTCTCACTTCCGCTGCGGGCGGCCGATATTCTGCCCAATCCGAAAACGGTCGGCCTGCTGTGGTCGGCGACCAGCGTCATGGTGATCGTTCTGCAAGCTCCCGTCACCCGCTTCACCACCGGTATTTGGCATCCGCTGCTGATCCTCGCTTCGGGCGTGGTGTTGATGGGGATTGGGCTGGGAACGGTCATGTGGTCAAGCCGATTTTTTCATCTGCTGCTGAGTGTCGCCATTTTCACATTGGGGGAAATGATGGTGATGCCGACGGTCGATACAGTCGTTTCGCAACTGGCCAAGCCCCGGCTGATCGGAACCTATTTCGGGGTCGCCGCACTCGTCTGGGGATTGGGTGAATCGCTCGGCAACGTGGGGGGCGGGCAAATCATGAACCTCGCCCGCCGCCTGAACGAACCGGATCTGCCCTGGACGGTGTTCGCAATCGCGGGCGGGATTTTGGGGCTGCTTCTGTACAGCCTCCGCCTCTGGCCCGCACTCGCCTGGCCGTTGTCCGGCACGCTGCTGGAACGAACGGAGAGGACGCTGTCTCCGGCAGTCCTGTGGAGAAAGAAAACGAAACATTGA
- the hepT gene encoding type VII toxin-antitoxin system HepT family RNase toxin, giving the protein MNDVVYNKIQTIVRCIKRIREEYQDDPANLENFTKQDAIILNIQRACQACIDLAMHITAEKNLGIPQNSRDAFDLLHQNKLIDAEMNAKLKAMVGFRNIAVHDYQSVNLAIVRNIIEHHLQDLKTFADHVMRLG; this is encoded by the coding sequence GTGAATGATGTGGTCTACAACAAAATCCAAACGATCGTCCGTTGCATCAAACGGATTCGCGAAGAGTACCAGGATGACCCGGCCAATCTGGAAAATTTCACAAAGCAGGACGCTATTATTTTAAACATCCAGAGAGCGTGCCAGGCATGCATCGACCTGGCGATGCACATCACCGCTGAAAAAAATCTTGGAATCCCGCAAAACAGCCGCGATGCGTTCGATCTGTTGCACCAAAACAAGCTGATTGATGCCGAAATGAACGCAAAGTTGAAGGCGATGGTGGGGTTCCGAAATATCGCGGTACACGATTATCAATCGGTCAACCTCGCCATCGTACGGAACATCATTGAGCATCACTTGCAGGATCTGAAAACATTCGCCGATCATGTGATGCGGCTCGGGTAG
- the mntA gene encoding type VII toxin-antitoxin system MntA family adenylyltransferase antitoxin, which translates to MNQIGQSDINRIVELLQAKISPYLVILFGSAVKGAMTPESDIDIAFLTDYKVNEYEIFLLAQELADRLGREVDLVNLDKASTVFRAQVVGTGKIIHDGDPYRRKLFQMNTLSQYALLNEERQCIFDKLKERGTLFGE; encoded by the coding sequence ATGAACCAGATCGGCCAGTCGGACATCAATCGGATTGTGGAATTGTTGCAAGCAAAAATTTCCCCATACCTGGTGATCCTGTTCGGATCTGCCGTCAAAGGCGCGATGACGCCGGAAAGCGACATTGACATCGCATTTTTGACCGATTACAAGGTGAACGAATACGAAATTTTTCTGTTGGCACAGGAATTGGCAGACCGGCTGGGAAGGGAAGTCGACCTGGTCAACCTGGACAAAGCCAGTACGGTTTTCAGGGCGCAAGTGGTCGGCACCGGAAAGATCATCCACGACGGCGACCCGTACAGAAGAAAATTGTTCCAGATGAACACGCTGAGCCAGTATGCGCTGTTAAACGAGGAACGGCAATGCATCTTCGACAAGCTGAAAGAAAGGGGAACCCTATTCGGTGAATGA